In Helianthus annuus cultivar XRQ/B chromosome 3, HanXRQr2.0-SUNRISE, whole genome shotgun sequence, a single window of DNA contains:
- the LOC110929491 gene encoding uncharacterized protein LOC110929491, which produces MEEDPGNNDFDDSACSTPFVSAPSSPGRGFFYSAPASPIHFMLSNSSSYLDTSDSSSTATPVEGFEFEGSVPAGSMSSADELFLNGQIRPMKLSSHLERPQVLAPLLENELSDDDENNPGRGRDSKLSSRSRRRARSMSPMRTNDAFQWLEDSTEEIKEEAAKDEAKTEEDGASSVGRTSKRWVFLKEFLYRSKSEGRSTNGNHKFWSSSKKSSDVKNKATEAVKPGVRKAVVNGAGKKRVARSPHELHYTTNRAQAEELRRKTYLHYKQGLLGCLGFSSKSYGAMNGFARALNPVSSR; this is translated from the coding sequence ATGGAGGAAGATCCGGGCAACAATGACTTCGACGACAGCGCTTGCTCTACGCCTTTCGTTAGCGCTCCATCCAGTCCCGGCCGTGGATTTTTCTATAGTGCTCCGGCGAGTCCTATCCACTTCATGCTCTCCAACTCTTCTTCCTATCTGGATACCTCAGATTCTTCTTCTACTGCTACTCCTGTTGAAGGTTTTGAGTTTGAAGGAAGTGTTCCGGCTGGATCCATGAGCTCCGCCGATGAACTCTTCTTAAACGGACAGATCCGGCCGATGAAGCTCTCGTCGCACCTGGAACGGCCTCAGGTACTAGCGCCATTGCTTGAGAACGAGTTGAGTGACGACGATGAGAATAACCCCGGAAGAGGTAGAGATTCCAAGCTTAGCTCCAGATCCAGGAGACGAGCTAGATCTATGTCACCGATGAGGACGAACGACGCGTTTCAGTGGCTGGAGGACTCCACGGAAGAGATTAAAGAAGAAGCAGCAAAAGATGAGGCAAAAACCGAGGAGGATGGTGCTTCATCCGTGGGCCGGACCTCCAAACGTTGGGTGTTTTTGAAGGAGTTTCTGTACAGAAGCAAAAGCGAAGGACGAAGCACCAACGGGAATCACAAGTTCTGGTCGTCAAGTAAGAAATCATCAGACGTCAAGAACAAAGCGACGGAGGCGGTGAAACCAGGGGTGAGAAAGGCGGTGGTGAATGGAGCCGGTAAGAAGAGGGTGGCGCGTTCACCACACGAGCTGCATTACACAACAAACCGAGCACAAGCAGAGGAGCTGAGGAGGAAGACGTATTTACACTACAAGCAAGGTCTATTGGGATGTTTAGGGTTTAGCTCCAAGAGTTACGGCGCCATGAATGGATTCGCCCGAGCTTTGAACCCTGTATCTTCCAGGTAA